ACACCAGTTGCCCGATCCTGCCGCGGTGGATCATGCCTGCTCCCGACGTCGCGGACCTGACGGGAGCGTCTCTGGCGTGGCTGGATGCGCCGTCGACACCCAGCGACGATGAACTCCTGTATGACTTCGTTGATCACGCGGTTAGTACTTCGCGCCCGGCGGCGCCGCAGCTTCTTGATCAGGTTCGAGGGCTGCTGAACGTCCAAGGCTTGCACGGAGCTTCCCTCGTGCTCGCTCATGCTGGGCATGGAAACTACCTCGGGTTGCACAGCACTCTCACCGAGGACGGAGTGCCGGGCTATGACCTCCGATCCGACCACGAGGCCCTCTACCTCCATGTAGCAGCGGTCGGGACTGTTGCCACGCTCCTTGGCACCATCAACGCCGTCCCCGAGCTCTGGCCTGCCGACGTCGAGCAAGAGGTCTTCACCCGCCGCGCAGTCGCGCTGGCCGAGGATGTTGCCATGGCAGCGGCCCCTCTTCATCGTCTGGCCACGAGCACTCGCCGAGCATCCTTACCTCGGCCGGCGCCTCGGCCCGCTCAGGAGATCCTTCGGGCGGGTGCGGTACTGGCCGCCAACGACTTGCTGCCTGATGTGAACTCTGCTGAACACGTGATGGCGGCGGCGCGGGAGTTCGATGACATCGCTGGCAGTTTCCAGGTCAAGGCATCTGACCACGAGCAACCTGCGCTGCATGCCATCCTGGGGCTCAATGGGGCGCATTCGACCCTTCAGGCGGTGACGATCACCTTCGACCAGCCTGGTTCCCGGGTGATGGCGGCCTTCGCGGCTCGGATGCTCCTGGAAGAGTCGGCCAGGATGACCTGGCGATACTCCGTCGCTTCGGATCCCGAAGCGTTCAAGGCGCGGGCCACACAGTATTTCGACGAGTTCCGCTACCGCGAGAAGAAGACCGTCCGCCAACTACGGGGAAGCGGCGTACCGAAAAAGGACGCCGAACAACTGTTCGCACGCCCCAGCAACGTCCAGATGATCACTCCGAACGACAGGATCACGGCCAACCGGCAACCCATTCCATCTATCTCCTACATGCTCCGCGAAATGGGAGTTGCCGGAGGATATCTAGAGCCAGGATGGCTAGAGGTCGCATACTCCCTCCTGAGCCAGGTAACTCACAGTACGCCGATCGGCCACCTACACTCCATGCGATTCGACCCAGACGGCGTGCACGGAGGTGAGCTCAGCACTGAAATGATGGGACTGGCGATAGATGTGGCTTGCCTGGGAAGCGCCCGCCTCATTGGCTGGTTCACCGTCCTCATCACCGGAGGAAGCGCCGAAGCGCTGGCTTTTCGGCGTGATCTCTGGCGGCAGGCCGCGATCGTCCATGAACGCGCCCGGATCGTCCACGGCCTGGACTGAAACGGGGTGACGTACCCGCTTGGCCTTGGACGGGCGACACGGGTTCTCCTTCCGGATCTCCTAGAGCAGAGCAACATTCCGCTTGGCCTTGTGCGGACGCATCACGTTGTTGATCGTTTGACGCCACGGTGAGTGACGCAAACGCAGCGTACGGGAACTGTTGCTCTGCCCCGGCCTGGCGAACAGCCTTCATTCGGGGCCTTCGTAGAGCCCGTGGTTGAAGCGTTGGTGCTGGCGGTTGAGGGTGTCGGTGAGGCGGGCGTCGTCGATGCGGAGCCATCCGTCGGGCGAGGTTATCCACCAGTGGTTTACGTGGTTGATGAAGTCGGTGATGAGCGGGGCCAGATGTCGGGCTGTGTCGCGGTCCAGGGCCTGGCGCATCTGGACATGGCTGATCAGGTCCGGCAAGGCCTCGATATTCGCGGCTTGCGTACTGGTGTGGGGGTGGGCGGCGTTCATCGGTCGGTCCGAGGAGTCGGGCGCGGGCTATTGGTGGGCGCGGGGTCGGGAGGCGTGAGCGAGGGGTTCAATGGTGCCGGGACGGGCCGGGTCACGGGTTGGGGTGCCGCTGTGCGCTGCGGTCCGCGCTGGAGGTTGCGCTGACGGGCGCCGGGCTGCGCCTGCGGGGTGGCCTGGTGGGCCATGCGCGTGACGTTCTCGCGCAGGAGCGCGGTCATGTCGTCGGTGACGAGGCTGCGGCCGATCTCGATGGCGGTGCGGGGTGAGTCGGTGGCGGCCAGGCGGGTGAGGTAGACCAGGTCGGGTTCGGGGCCCGTGCCTGGCGTGTATCCGGGAATGGCGGGTGGTTCGGGCGGCGCGGCATGGGTGCTCTGGGAGTTGCTGAGTTTGTTTCCGGCGCGTAGGAGTTCGACCTGCCAGGCGATGATGACGTCATCAATGGGCTGGCCGGCGTGGGCGGTGGTCAGGATGGTCTGGTAGATCTCGCGCCGCTGCCCGTTAGTGAACGTGCTGTCGGCCACAAACGTCGCCAGGGCATCGCTCTGGTCAGGGTTGCGCAGCAGGTCGGCCAGCAGCAGGTCTTCCAGCTGCGCCCGCTCCTGAACGCTGCGGCCCGACCCGTCGGCGCCGATGTCGGGAGTGAACTGTTCCTGTTGCGTAGCCGGGGCGATCTCGCGTGGTGCAGCCGGGTCGCTGGGTGTGGTTTCAGGCCCGGTGGTTCCGGTAGCGGTGAGGGTGGTGTCGGGGGTGTTGGCCAGGGTGCTGTAGACCTCCACCTGTCGCTGTAAGGCTGCCAGAAGGCGCGCCTGGTGCAGGTCTTCGGCGCTTGCGGTGGACTGGGCACTGTCGCCAGGCAGGGCGGCTGTGGTTCTCTCCATCGTCCGGTATGCGCCCGTGGCCGTGATCGATGGGTCGATGTCCGCAGTGGTCGGTGGTCGTGTGGCCATGCTTTGGGCGAGGGCTTGGGAGATGTCGGCGACTTCGCGGCGGAACGCGGCGACCTGGATCATCTGGGCGTAGGCGCTGGCGTGGGCGGGGTCGGGTGCGCTGTCGGCCAGGGCCTGGATCGGTTGAGGGTTGATGCCGGTGCGGGCGGCGACGGCCTCGATGAGGCGGGGGCCGCTGAGGTCCGGTTCGGCGGTGTGTAGGTCGTGGATGGCGGTGAAGACCTGGCGGTGCAGGCGCTGGCCGAAGTCCTGGCTCTGCAGTAGGCGCATGGCTGCGGTGTGCTCGTTTTGTTGCTGGGTGAGCAGCGCGCCGAGTAGGGCCTGCTCGGCGCGTAAGGTCACGGATGACATGGCATCTCCGGTGCTTGCGGGTCCGCCGTAGCGGAATCAGTCACGTTCAGGGACATCGAGGTCGGGAAGAATCGGTGCAGGCTGGCCAGGGCACGTCTCATTCCTGCTGGGCCGACGGTCGGCGGCTGGTTCGGGGGCGTTGCGCCTGGACGGCTTGGTCGCCTGCGCGGATGCGCTGCGCGGACGCGTCCAGCCGTTCGCTGAAGTCGCCTTCGGGGATCCGCTGCCACAGCACGGCTGCCCCTTCCTGGCCAGCACGCTCGCGTCCTGTGGGCTGGGCGAGCCGATCTTCCGAGGGTGCAGTACCTGTTTCAGGGACCGCTGGGGCCAGGGGCGTCCACCAGGATCCGTCGTAGTGGATGTAGTCCTGGACCAGCTCACCGATGGGGTGCGCCTGTCCTTGCTCGATGGCCGCGAGCAGGACGCGCGCTTCGATGGTGGTCATGGACGGCAGCTCCTTGGTGCTGGTGTGTGGGGTGGGCGGGGACAGCAGCGGCGCCGGGAGGCGGGTTTCGCCGTCGCCGTCGAGCCATCGCTCGTGCAGGCCGGCGTTCACGTCCGCCAGGATCGTGGCGCCGCGGTGCCCGGCGGGACAGCCCGCCGCGTACTGCGTTGCGGCCGCGTGCAGGACCTGGCGCAGTTCCGCGTGCCAGTACCGGGCTGCCTGCCCCGCCCCAGCAGCACCGCTCTGGCCAGGGCCCGGTTGCGCCGAAGCTTTCTGCCCAGCGCTCGACGGGCTGGCTTCGGGTGACGGTGACGGGTGGGTGCGGTAGATCTCCTCGCGCCAGGTTTTCAGGGCGCGTAGTTCCTCGACCAGGCCGGGGTGGTGGGGCCAGCACTGGGGCAGGCGTTCCTCCACCGACAGCTCGTACACGTCGTGCAGCCAGCGCACCCAGTTCACCAGCTCGACCCAGCCGTTCGTGCGCTCCGGTTCGGTCATGGCATGCCATTCAGCCAATCCCTGCTCGGATTGGGGACGTTCGCTCGTCTGCGTGGATCCGGCAGAATCAGGGTGCGTTCGGGTGCGCAGCATGCGGGGCATGCGCCGGACGCGCGCCGAGGGCCGCAGCCGCGGCAGCATTCCCTCATCGTCAGCGGAAGGGCTCACCGGCTACCTCTGAGAGCGACCAGGATGCGACCCCAAGCACTGCGCGGCGCGCCGCTGGTACTGGCGCGACTGTTGGGGGTGGTGTCGTCTTCCGGTGGCGGGAAGCCGGGATTCAGGGCGGCAAGATGACGCGCGGTATCAGTCACGGAGGCGGCGTATTCGTGGGCGTGAGGGCTTTCGTAGTGGCGTTCCATGCGGGTCAGGACCGGCGGGATGCTGGTGTGCACGATCAGGGCTTCGCGGTCCTCGGTGGACAGGGTGCGAATGTCCTCGGCCGACAAGACGGGCCGGTCACTGATGCTGGTGTGCGTCGTGGTGCCGGTGGCCGATCGCTGGGTGGTGGTGAGGGTTTCGCGGTACTGCCCACACAGCTTGGAGAAGTCCGCGAGCTCGTCCCCGGACAGACCGCCCAGGGCGATCTTCACCGTCGCTGACCCCCAGAGCATGTCGGAGCCGTTGCGTCCCCACCCGGCGCGGGCTTGGGCGATCTCCTGGAGCACGGCTAGGACGAAGATCCCGGAGCCGGCTGAGAACGACATCAGCGAGGGCAGGTGCGGCAGCGGTGAGATGTTAGCGACCTCGTCCAGGAACATCCCCAGCGGCGGGTCCAGCCGGCCGGAGGGGGTGCGGGAGCCCAGGGCCTGTGCGGTCTGGGTGATCTCGTCGACGAACCCGGAGATCAGGGGTGCCAGGCCGGCGGCCTCGTGCTTGGGCACGACCAGGTAGATCGTGCCCTCCCGCTTCAGGAAGTCCTCGATGTTGAAGCTCTGCCCGGGGCGAGGGCTGAACACCGCGCGGGCATTGGCGGATAGCAACGGGGCCACCGCGGTCAGGACGGTCGCCCACATGTTGGAGCGGGTCTCCATCGGGGCCCGGTAGATGCCGTGCATCATCGCCGCGACTCCCATCGCCGCACCGGCCTGATCACGTAGCAGGCGCACCGGCTCGTCCAGGTGCTCATCCAGGGCCCAGGTCAGGACGTCATCCATGCCGCGTCCGGTCAAGGCGGCGGTGTGCAGCCATCCCGCCAGCAAGTTCGTGGCCGTCGCCCCGAAAAAGCCGGCATTGGTGGAGTCCGACATGCCGCCGCCGTCGCCGGACTTGCCGACCTGGACCATCGTGTCCGCGCGGCGGCGGGCCACATCGAATTCCTGGCAGCCCTCGACCGGTGACCATTGCAGGGCTTCGGGCCAGCGGGTGGCGGACAGGTCCATGACCGCGACCGGCCCCCGCTGGCGGCGGATGGCCAAGGTGGCGCGTACGACGTCGATCCGCACGGACGTGACCAGGGCGGGGCCGGGCCAGGACCGCAGCCACGGGATAACGATCTGCGAGGACTTACCCGAGCGGGCAGCAGCCAGCAGCAGCACCGACACATCGATCGCTGTGGCTACCTGACGGCCACCCGCGCGCCCGAGGTCAACCATCACATCAGCAGCTTGAACGAGCTGGGACGGCAGGTTCGGTCGCAGCCAGGCGGCCTTGGCCAGAGCTGCTTTCGGTGACAGGAGCTGCGCCAGCTGCGCGCGGGAGGCGAATCCTCGTACTTGACGCGAACGCCCGGCCCGGCCCAGGACCATGAGCACCAGCAGGGCCAGGGCTACGAGGACCATGAGCGCACACAGCAGCATGCCCGCCCGGCCCGGCAGGTCAGCGCGCGTCGCGGCGGGCCAGGCTTGGCGCGGGTCGCTCCAGTGCCCGGGCAGGTCCGCGACGATGGAGAAGCTCTGTCCCAGGCTTACGTTCAGCCAGGTCTGGCCGAACAGGAGGCCGGCCAGCTGCCCGCACGCCCACGTTCCTACCCCGACCAGCACGCTCAGACCCAGGAGCCCGGCCAGGAGGTAGTCCGCAGGCCCGTCCAGCAGGGCGCGCCCGACGGTGACCCGATCACCCCCGATGGCCGCTCGTGTCCCGCTGGCCCGGCCGGTAGACCCGGCCGATCCGTTGATGCCGACCATGATGGTCTCTACTCCCTTCGGTCCTTGGCTGGATATCTCCTGCTGGTCGGGCATCTGCCCTCATCCCGCGGGTCTGCTCACGATTTCTTCAGCATTCGTGAACCCCTGAGGAACTCAGACCATACGTTCGTTGGTGTAGAATAACTTTCGCTCCATCGGCGACAGGATCGTCTGGACCACGTGCGAGCTGCGGCGGCCGATTTTCCATAGGGCGCGGCCGACTTGTTCGCCGTTCCAGGAGGCGATGTGTGCGCATTCGGTGTCGGTCAGGCCAATGGCATCGCGGGTCATGGCCAGGGGGGCGGTGTCCTGGCGCAGGCAGATCCGCACGTCGCACGAGGAGATCAGGTTCCGGGCAATGGCGACCTCGGCGGAGCCGGCGGCGCCGACGGCTTCGAAGTCGGCCAGGCGGTGGGTGGACAGGACTTCGATGGTTCCCTTGGCCCGGGACAGGCGCAGGTCGGAGTCGACCTTGCGGATCATCGCGGGAATGCGCATGGCGCGCCAGAGTTCGTCGCGGATGACCAGGCGCACGCCGCCGGTGGGGTCGTCGATGGCAGCCTGCCCCCAGGAGGACACGCAGGCCAGGGTCATGGCCACCGTCTCGTCGCCACGCCCGTCCAGGCGGGACAGGTCGACGGTCTGGATGGGTGCGTCGAAGTCCATCGCCACGGTCGTGGGGCCGTCGAACAGGCCGGCCAGGCTGCCCTGGACCATGTTGCCCAGGGCATCGGCGGCCGGGCGGATCATCTCGCGCATCTCATCGGGGTCATCGCCGGGAACCCGCAGTTCGCGGGCCATCTCTGCTGACGGGTCGCGCAGTAGCGCCCAGACCTGCGGGATCGTGGGGTCCGCCAGGTGGTCGCGGCCGGTGTCCTCGCCCGCGGCGTGGTGGATCGCCAGGGACAGGGCGGCTTCCTCGGTGGGGGTCAGGTCCCGGGCCAGGCGGACCATCAGCAGGGAGGACAGCAGGGCGATCCGGCGGCGGTGGATCTCGTCCAGGCGTTCGCGTCGCTCTTGGGCGTCGACGGGCAGGTTGCGTCCCAGCGGGCCGGAGTCCAGCGGGTTCAGCCGGGCCCGAAGACCGGGCCCCAGCTGCAACGGTTCCACCCCCAGCGCTCGGGCCAGGGCGGCGTACTCGTCCTTGACATCACCCAGCACGAACGCCTTGACGCCGTAGGCCATCAGCCGCAGCGCCAGAGCCTTGATCGTGGCGGACTTTCCGGCGCCGGGTACGCCGGTGATGAGGATGTTGGGGTTGGACACGATCCCTGCGAGGAGCCATTCGATGGGGTGCGCCGAGAACGATCCGCCGGAGAGGCAGTCCACGCCGATGTAGGCGCCGATCGGGGGCATGGAGGCGCCGTGCAGCCAGGGGTACAGGCCCTGCATCTGCCCGGTCGAGGCCCGGAACACGGGAACCTCCGGGGTGCGCGGGGCGTGCCCGGAGTAGGGGCGCGCGTACCCGCGCCGTGGCGGCACCACCTCCCGCCGCGGCCTCACCACCGTGGCACGGCCGGAGGCCGCTTCAGGCGCAGTAGCGGCCATGAGGCCGTGAGCGGCGCCGGTCTCGGGGGCCAGGACGCTGGCGAAGTCTGCCTGGGGAACGTGCTCGGTGGAGCTGTACCTGCTGCGACGTCTCACGATGGGGTCCCTTACTGGTGCCGAAAGTCAGGGCTGAGCTGATGGAATGCGGGGGGTGATGAAACGTTCGGCCTCTACCAGCGCTTGCGGGGCAGGCCGAATCCCAGCGGCAGAGCGGACATGGAGAACCCGACGTCCTGCGCGTACCACATGCGCCGCAACTCGATTCGCGCTGCGGCGGCGTCGGCTTCGAGCTCGGCGCAGGCATCTTCCAGGAGTCGTTCCTCGGTGACGGTGACGGTGACGTAGCCGGTGAAGCGGACCAGGCCGTGGCCGGCGGCGCGGTCCATGTCCTGGGCGCGGGCCCGGTCCAGGGCGGCCTGCTCGTGTTCGGGAACGATCTGCCCGGTGCGCTGACGCATCCGCACCGCGACACTGCGCGCGGTCCGCTCGCGCATCACCTCCCGCTCCGCTGAACGGGGGCCCAGCGGTTCAATGTGCAGGGAGAACGCCCGCCGGTGCGTGGATTCGCCCAGCAGCGGGGCCAAGGCGGTGGAGAACACCTGGGAGCGGGGCCAGTCGTGCACCCAGAACGTGGCCGAATACCCGCCGTCATGGCGGTAGGAGCCCGGCAGCGCCTCAGCAGCGGAAGGACCGGCCACCGCCGGGGCGACCCCGGCAGCCAACACCCCACCGTTTACCGTACCGGTACCGCTGGTGTGGGTGATGGCGCGGCGTTCGGCCAAGGACCGGGCAGCGTGCGGGTCGTAGGCAGTCCGGATTACTTCGGCCAGATCACGCGGACCGAGCCAGGATTCGATCTGTACGTCGGCGCCGGCCACGGATGAGGACAGGGCCCGCAGCTGACGGGTCAGGACCTTCACCGCTCCGGCGGTTCCGCCGCCGGCAGCCTTGATCGCAGAGGCGGCGCGGCGGGAGTCCATGGTGAAGGCCAGGAACGCTTCTCGCTGGCTGGTGGTGACACCGGCGGTGGCGAGCAGGCCGGTGGTGATCTCGCGGGCCAGGTCCGGGGCGCCGACGCCGAGGTGGTCGGTGTGCCAGCGCCGCAATGCAGCCCCCGAGGCGGGGCTCATCCGTTGCAGGGCCTGGACCCGCACGATCAGCTGGCCTTCGGTGCACAGCCCCGACAGCAGGGCGCCCCAGCCGTTGACGCGGGCTTCGCGGCGTTCGGAGTCCACCAGCCCGATGCCGGGGTAGGTCACCCGGGCTACGGCGGTGTAGGTGCGGTCGATGCGGTGGTAGGCGACCGCCAGGGCGTCATCGCCGGCCTGCATGGCTCCGGCAGCGGTGGCGCCCATGGTTGCGTCCAGGATCGTCAGGGGCGCCAGGATTCCCGGCAGGTCCATCGGCGCTGGGCGCCGGGTCACGAAACGACGCCAGCCGCTCTCAGATTCTCCGCCTGCCCCCTCCGGGGCGTTCGAGTCACCGTCGTCATTGGTGCTGTCGGTGGCGTCGGTTTCCACGTCGGGGGCATCATCGTTCGTGGCGGGTTCGTCGGCGGTGCGGGCGAGGGGGGTGAAGGCGGCGGAGACGAAGCGGTGCTGGTTGCGCAGGCGCAGCAAGTGATAGGACGTGAACGCGGAAACCCATTCGTCGACGGTGCGCCCGGCGATCCGCAGGAACGCCAGCCCGGCCAGGATCAGCGCGATGGGCCAGGCGATGGGGGCCAGGGCGATGCGGGAGGCGGCCAGGGGCCAGATCCCGGCCAGGACCGCGGCCACGATCAGCGCGACCCGCTGCCCGGACAGGCCGAACATGAACGCGACCTTCTCGGGCTGCCAGCCCAGGTAGGTGCGGTACTTCACCGGCTCACCGGTCACGGTCTGACTGCTCATCGTCCCTGTTCACTCTCGTTCGTGCTGTCCCCGGAAGAGCCGGGACCAGAACTGTCACTGATGCTTGGGTTTCCACTACTGCTGCCGAGGGAGCCAGGACCGTTCCCGACGCTCGGAGGGCTCGGCGCAACCTGCGAACCGCTGCCGCCCTGCCCCGACCCCGGGTTGACCGCGGCTGGGCCTCGCTGCGACATCGTCGGCTGAGCCGCTGCCTGAGGGCTGGCCGGCGATTCGCTCCCGATGGCGGGCGAGCTGCTGGTGGGGTTGCTCGCGGTGGTGCTGGTTGCGGCGGAGCTTGTAGCCGTACTGCTAGCTGCGTGCGGCGCAGGTGGTTGTGCAGATCCTGTTTCCGAGTGGGGGCTTTCGTTGCTGACCGGTGTTGTCTGCGAGGTGCGTGTCGCTGCGTCGCTTCCGTCGGCGGCTGCGAGCGGGTAGGTGAACAGCTCACCCTGATCAGGCGAGATCTCCGGGCTTGATGTCATCGGGCTGGCGTCGGCCTGTAGATCAGTTGGCGCCGGCTGCGCTGATGACGTGGCCTGGCTGCTGGCGTTGGCCTCATCGAGCGGGCCAAGTACGGGGCTTGCCTCAGTACTGCCGATGCCGCCGGTACTGCCGGATGCGTCGAGCATCGGCGCCTGAGGCGCCGGTGCGTTCGCCGAGTTGATACCCGCTCCCGAGCCGGCAGGGCCTGTAGGGCCTGCGGGGTCGGGTGCACCAGGGGCGCCGGTGTGGTTGCCGTTGTCCTGGCCCCTGTCAGAAGCGTTCATCCAGTCCAGGTCTTCGTTGTCGCCGCCCTGTGCGCCGGGCCAGCGTGCGGCGTGGCCTGGGTAGCCGGCCACCGCTGGGTGCGGGTTGGCCCGGTCCAGACCGGCATGGGAAGCGGTCTGCTCCATCCTCCCGACCAGGCTGTTGGCCGCCCGCTGCGCCAGACCCAGTCCTGCACTGGCCAGAGACAACCCACCACCCGCCGCGCCGCCGGCAGCACCACCGGATGCCGCCTTGCCACCGCCACCACTGCCGCCGTGGCCGCCGGAGCGGGCGTTGACGGCGGACATCGTGCGGGCTTCGCTGGTCCGGGCGAACTGATCGGGGGCCACCCCGGCGGTGGCACCGGCCAGGTCTCCCGAACGTCCAGCGGCCACGCCCAGGGCCGCCGCGAGTCCGGCGCCGCCGCCGACGCTGACCTGGGCGAAGGTGAAGAACCGGGCGATCGCCGGCCAGGCCAGGACCGACAGCAGCAGAATCATCATCCCGGCCAGCAGCGTCCCCAGGTCATCGGCCTCGCCCGTGACCCCGAACCCGACCGCAAAGACCAGCGCGATGACGGGTTTGAGGAGGATCAGCTGGATGGTGGCCGAGACCAGCTTGGGCCACCACGCTTTGGTGGCCTCGCTGATCTGCCCCGATGCGGCGATCGGTGAGGTGCCGATCAGGACCGCGACTGCCGCGCTCGACAGCAGCAACTCGAACCACAGCACGAGCGTCAGGATGATCCCGATCAGCGCCAGGATCAGCACCAAAGAAGCTGACTGGCCCGGTCCTTCGAAGGTGAAGACGGTCGCAATCTTTTCCTGGAGGCCGTCGATGTCTTCGAAGCTGGCGTTGATGATCCAGTCGGTCAGGTCGTTGGAGGCCATCACCGCGGCCGAGGTCACCGTCAGCGTGGCCAGGAACGCCAGCAGTGCTTTGCCCAGGCCCACCAGGGCGTAGGCGAACGGTGCGCCTTCGTGGGTGATGACGGTGCGGGCGACCTGCCACAGGAACAGGGCACCGCCCACCACGATCGCGATGCCGAGGCTAATCGCGTACACACCCTTGACGCCGTCCGAGAGCGGGTTCACGTCCGGGAACGCCGCGAACGCTTTCGCGAACGCCTTCAGCAACGTGGTGGCGGCTTCGGCGAAGGATTGGCAGACCGATTCCCACGCCGAGGTCGCGATACCACCGGCGAGGCCGCCGGCGATGTCTCCGGCGAGCCCTCCGGCCGCATCAGCAGCACATCCGATTACATTCTCAGCGCAGGGCACGATGATCCTTGTGTTCGAGGTCGTGTACGAAAGTCATGGGTGGGAGCCGAATGCGTGGGGTCTTGGGCGCTGGCCCAGATCGGCGGCCCTGCACCGCGTGGTAGCGACGGCCAAATGCGCTGTCACTGCCGCATTTCACGCCAGCCCAGGCTGGTAGCCCGAGAGCTGTAGGGGGTGGCGAGCAGGGGGCGCAGAGATGAAGGAGGTTCTTCCACGACGTGTTTGATCTTCCAGTCGCCCTGCTGCCAGCCCAGCGTCAGAGGCATCACGATCACGTTCGAGGTGGTGCCCCGCTGCTGGGTGGTGATCACCAAGTAGCACAGGTACAGCAAGGTCACCTCGCCCGGGACGCTGGCGTCGCGGACCTGGAACTGCTGCGGAGTCACCTGCAGAGAACTACCCGAGGGCAACGGCCCCGTAGGCGGCAGACCCAGGTCCCTACGCGATGCCTGGCCGCCCTCGGCGAAGAACTCTGCTGCATCGGACCAATCAGGATCGGACACGATCTCACCGACGATGGCCTTGCGGTCGGGGTCGAGTGACCCCAGCTGGGTGGCGTATTCGGTGCCGGCTGAGACCGCCCCTTCCAGCGTGCGGGGGTAGCCGACGGAAACGCCGTTGCGCAAGCTTTTTCCCGCGACCAGCGTCAGCGCCGAGACCCTTTCGTCCTGCTGTGAGTTCTGCGCTGTGGCGTCGGAGGACGAGAGCGGCCCGGAAGGCAGCGCCTTGGATGCTGGCCCCACCGACCCTTCCGTTCCCGTGAATGCTGCCTGTTGGGCCGTGGCGCTGTGGTGAGTGAACGCCGCACCGGCGGCGACGCCGGCCACCGCAGTGACCAGCACCACCAGAACTGCGATCCATGAGCGCTGTCGCCGGGACGGGTGCAGGAAGTCATTACCCCGCACGGCGGTCGAGCGGCGGGGTGCGCCGAGGGCGGGCCAGGACATCAGGTCAGCTCGCCGCGCTGAACACGGTGTTCACCATGGGGATCGCCACGACCGCAGCCAGGACGCCGCCCAGGCCCCACAAGAAGGCCCGCTTGCCCTTGTCAACGTGGTCGGGGCGGTTGGACAGCGACCCGGTGGCCATCAGCCCGCCCGAGGCCAGGCACGTCACACCGCAGGCAATCAGAACGCCCCACTTCAGGTACGACATCAGCAAGCTGACGCCGTTGGAGCCGGACGTGGGGTCCAGCGGGGCGGGGTTGGGGATGTTCGCCGCCGCGTGGGCCGCTGCCAACAACAGGTCGTGCGACATGAAGGACTCCTGTCCAAGTAAATGCCCGAGAAGGTCGGGTAGATGCCCTGCGTGCCCGTGACCCGAGACCGGATCCGGCGCAGCAAGAGCGGGAGAGATCAAGCGGTCATCACCGACCGCTGATGTGACCGTAAGTGACACCTACGGGTGTCGGATACGGGATTCACCGAAGTGAGCTCCCATCACACAGGAGGTTCACCCGGCGGGAGTAGGGCTGATGTAACGCTCAACGAAATCCGGCCTCTTGTGCTCGGATAAGCAGCGCCACAGTGGATTCCGATGGTTTTGCTGCCCCAGCAACCATTGCCACGAATGGCCTAGCCCGCGTCACCCTGGGAGTGGACCGAAGGTTCACCTAGGAAACTTCTGTTATCACTCTTGGTAGTTTTTGCGGTCTGGGCGGGCGAATCGTGGCGCGTTTCGTGTCGGTGGGGGCGTCCGGTTGAGAGCCTCGGGTCCTGTAGCCCGTCTGTCGTCTCAGGCATGGGCCGTCCCTCCCGTGACGGAGTCCCGGCATGGCCGCCGTTGAGAAACGTCCACGGGCAGCACGCACACCCTGACGAAGGAATCCGCGCGCATGATCCCGCCGCCGTTCGCCCACCGGCCCCGCATCGCTACCGGCTCACACCCTCCGGCAGTCCC
This genomic interval from Kineosporia sp. NBRC 101731 contains the following:
- a CDS encoding DnaB-like helicase N-terminal domain-containing protein; translation: MSSVTLRAEQALLGALLTQQQNEHTAAMRLLQSQDFGQRLHRQVFTAIHDLHTAEPDLSGPRLIEAVAARTGINPQPIQALADSAPDPAHASAYAQMIQVAAFRREVADISQALAQSMATRPPTTADIDPSITATGAYRTMERTTAALPGDSAQSTASAEDLHQARLLAALQRQVEVYSTLANTPDTTLTATGTTGPETTPSDPAAPREIAPATQQEQFTPDIGADGSGRSVQERAQLEDLLLADLLRNPDQSDALATFVADSTFTNGQRREIYQTILTTAHAGQPIDDVIIAWQVELLRAGNKLSNSQSTHAAPPEPPAIPGYTPGTGPEPDLVYLTRLAATDSPRTAIEIGRSLVTDDMTALLRENVTRMAHQATPQAQPGARQRNLQRGPQRTAAPQPVTRPVPAPLNPSLTPPDPAPTNSPRPTPRTDR
- a CDS encoding type IV secretory system conjugative DNA transfer family protein encodes the protein MPDQQEISSQGPKGVETIMVGINGSAGSTGRASGTRAAIGGDRVTVGRALLDGPADYLLAGLLGLSVLVGVGTWACGQLAGLLFGQTWLNVSLGQSFSIVADLPGHWSDPRQAWPAATRADLPGRAGMLLCALMVLVALALLVLMVLGRAGRSRQVRGFASRAQLAQLLSPKAALAKAAWLRPNLPSQLVQAADVMVDLGRAGGRQVATAIDVSVLLLAAARSGKSSQIVIPWLRSWPGPALVTSVRIDVVRATLAIRRQRGPVAVMDLSATRWPEALQWSPVEGCQEFDVARRRADTMVQVGKSGDGGGMSDSTNAGFFGATATNLLAGWLHTAALTGRGMDDVLTWALDEHLDEPVRLLRDQAGAAMGVAAMMHGIYRAPMETRSNMWATVLTAVAPLLSANARAVFSPRPGQSFNIEDFLKREGTIYLVVPKHEAAGLAPLISGFVDEITQTAQALGSRTPSGRLDPPLGMFLDEVANISPLPHLPSLMSFSAGSGIFVLAVLQEIAQARAGWGRNGSDMLWGSATVKIALGGLSGDELADFSKLCGQYRETLTTTQRSATGTTTHTSISDRPVLSAEDIRTLSTEDREALIVHTSIPPVLTRMERHYESPHAHEYAASVTDTARHLAALNPGFPPPEDDTTPNSRASTSGAPRSAWGRILVALRGSR
- a CDS encoding SCO6880 family protein; the encoded protein is MSSQTVTGEPVKYRTYLGWQPEKVAFMFGLSGQRVALIVAAVLAGIWPLAASRIALAPIAWPIALILAGLAFLRIAGRTVDEWVSAFTSYHLLRLRNQHRFVSAAFTPLARTADEPATNDDAPDVETDATDSTNDDGDSNAPEGAGGESESGWRRFVTRRPAPMDLPGILAPLTILDATMGATAAGAMQAGDDALAVAYHRIDRTYTAVARVTYPGIGLVDSERREARVNGWGALLSGLCTEGQLIVRVQALQRMSPASGAALRRWHTDHLGVGAPDLAREITTGLLATAGVTTSQREAFLAFTMDSRRAASAIKAAGGGTAGAVKVLTRQLRALSSSVAGADVQIESWLGPRDLAEVIRTAYDPHAARSLAERRAITHTSGTGTVNGGVLAAGVAPAVAGPSAAEALPGSYRHDGGYSATFWVHDWPRSQVFSTALAPLLGESTHRRAFSLHIEPLGPRSAEREVMRERTARSVAVRMRQRTGQIVPEHEQAALDRARAQDMDRAAGHGLVRFTGYVTVTVTEERLLEDACAELEADAAAARIELRRMWYAQDVGFSMSALPLGFGLPRKRW